The DNA sequence GTAACCAACTCATATTGACGGCGATATATTTGCCATATTCAGCCCTTCCCTCACCGTCTCGACAAACGCCGTTGCCACACTTGGGCTTGTATACCAAGATACTCAGCACGTACGTCAGGTTGCCCAAACAGGCAAACAGAAAGAATAGCATGCTGATGCCTTCGGTGGACTTGCGGCGGTAATTGAGCAGGAGCTGTGGAACACGTGACCCAAGATAGAGTACAGCGCAAACGTATCCGGACACCTGACCCCAGAAATTGAAGTGCAAGCTAGATTCAGGTGAGGGGTCATGCTCGTCAGGCGGACTGGGGGCGGGCGAGTTCCGGGCGCTGAGGTACCAGCCAAAGACACCGGCGGCGCATACGAGGACAATGGTGCCAAGATTGAAGATGATCGTTTGCAGGCTGGATTGGGGCTGCTGCCTGACCGCAATCACACTATTCCGACGTCCCGATGTGGGGTCATCGTGGAGCGGTGTGACAGGTGAGAGATGTGTGCCGTCAATCGACAGAAAGCGCTCGCGGAATGATCCTTGGGAGTGGCCAGACCCACGTCGGTCGATATCGGAAATGCGCGGTCGCTGTACTTCGATCCCATTGCCATTATTGTTGTTGTATGGGGATCCGTTTGACTGTGGTCTGCGATCGGAAAGAAGTGGTGATTGCTCGCTGGCCACACTACTATCGTCGTCCGATTCAGGCTTCTTGTAGTCATCGCGTAAGGTGAAGCCTTTGTACCAGAAGCATTGAAGAAGCAAGACAATGTCAGCCAGTGTGTAGTACACAGCAAGAAT is a window from the Pyrenophora tritici-repentis strain M4 chromosome 7, whole genome shotgun sequence genome containing:
- a CDS encoding PQ loop repeat protein, with the protein product MFPPAQGLRLDIDAISQIFGSISIACWIVVFSPQIIENWKRSSADGLSVVFIVVWLLGDFFNIIGAVLQGVLPTMIILAVYYTLADIVLLLQCFWYKGFTLRDDYKKPESDDDSSVASEQSPLLSDRRPQSNGSPYNNNNGNGIEVQRPRISDIDRRGSGHSQGSFRERFLSIDGTHLSPVTPLHDDPTSGRRNSVIAVRQQPQSSLQTIIFNLGTIVLVCAAGVFGWYLSARNSPAPSPPDEHDPSPESSLHFNFWGQVSGYVCAVLYLGSRVPQLLLNYRRKSTEGISMLFFLFACLGNLTYVLSILVYKPKCGNGVCRDGEGRAEYGKYIAVNMSWLLGSFGTLLLDAGVFVQYFMYRKDDESDEE